A stretch of the Acidilobus sp. 7A genome encodes the following:
- the ribH gene encoding 6,7-dimethyl-8-ribityllumazine synthase, translating to MPEQPVRLALVVAEFNYDITRLMEEKALSHAKFLDVEVPVVFHVPGFYDAPFGVAQVIRLDFIDAVAVIGAVIQGQTKHDELIANQAARALVDLSLQYGKPVTLGIIGPGASRAQAAERIEEYSRRAVEAAVKLVRRQRQIPGLKYAAGQTIVVE from the coding sequence GTGCCTGAGCAGCCGGTCAGGTTGGCGCTCGTGGTCGCGGAGTTTAACTATGACATAACTAGGCTGATGGAGGAGAAGGCGCTGAGTCACGCAAAGTTCCTGGACGTGGAGGTCCCAGTGGTCTTTCACGTGCCAGGCTTTTATGACGCTCCCTTTGGCGTGGCCCAGGTGATAAGGCTCGACTTTATAGATGCCGTAGCTGTCATAGGCGCTGTCATACAGGGGCAGACAAAGCATGACGAGCTAATAGCTAACCAGGCGGCTAGGGCCCTGGTCGACCTTTCGCTCCAGTACGGCAAGCCCGTCACGCTGGGCATCATAGGGCCCGGCGCATCGAGGGCCCAGGCGGCGGAGAGGATAGAGGAGTACTCCAGGAGGGCCGTTGAGGCGGCCGTGAAGCTCGTAAGGAGGCAGAGACAAATACCTGGCCTCAAGTACGCAGCAGGCCAGACGATAGTGGTGGAGTGA
- a CDS encoding NADP-dependent isocitrate dehydrogenase yields the protein MVSHPCTADEVKPPSEGRLAKFENGKLIVPDNLIVAYFKGDGIGPEIVESAKRVLDAAVDKAYGGSRRIVWWEVTAGEEAQKECNSLLPDGTLQAFKMARVNLKGPLTTPVGGGFRSLNVTLRMVLDLYSNVRPVKWYGQPTPHCHPEKIDWVIFRENTEDVYAGIEWQFDSAEAQKLRDFLKKELGIELTPDTGIGIKPISKWRTQRHVRRAMEWAIRNGYKHVTIMHKGNIMKYTEGAFRQWAYDLILSEFRDYVVTEDEVNTKYGGKTPEGKIIVNDRIADNMMQQIITRPGDYNVIVTPNLNGDYISDEANALVGGIGMAAGLDMGDGVAVAEPVHGSAPKYAGKNVINPTAEILSGMYLLSDFVGWSEVRLLVEYAVRQAIAHKQVTYDLAREMGGITPISTTEYTDVLVGYIRHADLKALKGQ from the coding sequence ATGGTGTCTCACCCATGTACGGCCGACGAGGTTAAGCCTCCTTCAGAGGGGCGGCTGGCCAAGTTTGAGAACGGGAAGCTGATAGTGCCTGACAACCTGATAGTGGCCTACTTCAAGGGCGATGGCATAGGGCCTGAGATCGTAGAGAGCGCCAAGAGGGTTCTCGACGCTGCGGTTGATAAGGCCTACGGCGGCTCAAGGAGGATAGTCTGGTGGGAGGTCACGGCCGGCGAGGAGGCGCAGAAGGAGTGCAACTCCCTCTTGCCCGATGGCACTCTTCAGGCGTTTAAGATGGCCCGCGTCAACCTGAAGGGACCCCTGACCACCCCCGTGGGCGGCGGCTTCAGGAGCCTTAACGTGACGCTGAGGATGGTGCTTGACCTCTACTCTAACGTGAGGCCCGTGAAGTGGTACGGCCAGCCAACTCCCCACTGCCACCCAGAGAAGATAGACTGGGTGATATTCAGGGAGAACACGGAGGACGTCTACGCCGGCATAGAGTGGCAGTTCGACAGTGCTGAGGCCCAGAAGCTCAGGGACTTCCTCAAGAAGGAGCTTGGCATCGAGCTGACCCCCGACACGGGCATAGGCATAAAGCCCATATCAAAGTGGAGGACGCAGAGGCACGTCAGGAGAGCCATGGAGTGGGCCATAAGGAACGGCTACAAGCACGTCACAATAATGCACAAGGGCAACATAATGAAGTACACGGAGGGCGCCTTCAGGCAGTGGGCCTATGACCTCATACTTTCGGAGTTCAGGGACTACGTTGTTACCGAGGACGAGGTTAACACAAAGTACGGCGGCAAGACCCCTGAGGGCAAGATAATAGTGAACGACAGGATAGCCGACAACATGATGCAGCAGATAATAACTAGGCCAGGCGACTACAACGTTATAGTGACACCTAACCTGAACGGCGACTACATAAGCGACGAGGCCAACGCCTTAGTGGGCGGCATAGGCATGGCTGCAGGCCTTGATATGGGCGACGGCGTCGCCGTGGCTGAGCCCGTCCACGGCAGCGCCCCCAAGTACGCCGGCAAGAACGTGATAAACCCAACGGCTGAGATACTGAGCGGCATGTACCTGCTCAGCGACTTTGTCGGATGGTCTGAGGTGAGGCTGCTCGTGGAGTACGCCGTCAGGCAGGCGATAGCCCACAAGCAGGTGACCTACGACCTGGCAAGGGAGATGGGGGGCATAACGCCAATATCAACTACCGAGTACACGGACGTGCTTGTTGGCTACATAAGGCACGCCGACCTTAAGGCCCTCAAGGGCCAGTGA
- a CDS encoding DUF123 domain-containing protein, with translation MCPEEAPRGDDALRGIRRRLDEVIKALPQERGVYALCFRLDREVNITNRSGKVIASVGPGLVLYVGSAGGPGGLRARLSRHLMGASRCWWHVDCVSGAASSVKFVFYVTGSSGVESEDSLARRLAGLSSLRPIGRVGATDASEPHMFICHDEDSVIAALMPLGKLIRLRGRSAEA, from the coding sequence TTGTGCCCGGAGGAAGCCCCACGGGGCGATGACGCTCTCCGGGGTATCAGACGCCGCCTCGATGAGGTCATAAAGGCCCTGCCCCAGGAGAGGGGCGTCTACGCTCTCTGCTTCAGGCTTGATAGGGAAGTTAACATTACTAACAGGAGTGGCAAGGTAATAGCCTCGGTTGGCCCGGGCCTAGTACTTTACGTGGGGAGCGCAGGCGGCCCTGGGGGGCTGAGGGCCAGGCTCTCAAGGCATTTGATGGGCGCCTCAAGGTGCTGGTGGCACGTGGACTGCGTTTCGGGCGCCGCCAGTTCCGTTAAGTTTGTGTTTTACGTCACCGGCAGCTCTGGGGTCGAGAGTGAGGACTCGCTGGCGAGGAGGCTGGCAGGCCTGAGCTCCCTTAGGCCCATAGGCCGCGTCGGGGCCACGGACGCCAGCGAACCCCACATGTTCATATGTCATGACGAGGATTCAGTTATCGCAGCCCTGATGCCCTTGGGCAAGCTCATAAGACTACGGGGGCGCAGTGCCGAAGCATGA
- a CDS encoding HAD-IB family phosphatase, producing MKVKAVIFDVDGVLTEVKSSWGFVHEALGVADKAKKYAEMFKKGEISYQDWLRLDTGLWVEATNGQITRWDLERVLSRIPLRSCIKDVSVCIHRMGKRIALLSGGIDLLVARVADAIGADLWTANMLSFDSRWRLVPGGVAAVGVNKGRAIKLLAGELGVRLEEVLYVGDSEWDSEAMKLVGFPVALGDDESLSGVAKYRIKRLSEVCDLLRKIEIGEA from the coding sequence TTGAAGGTTAAGGCTGTAATCTTTGACGTTGACGGCGTCCTCACGGAGGTGAAGAGCAGCTGGGGGTTCGTCCACGAGGCCCTCGGCGTCGCTGATAAGGCTAAGAAATACGCCGAGATGTTCAAGAAAGGTGAGATAAGCTACCAGGACTGGCTTAGGCTTGACACGGGTCTCTGGGTAGAGGCTACCAACGGACAGATAACGAGGTGGGACCTTGAGAGAGTGCTCTCAAGGATTCCCCTGAGGTCCTGCATTAAGGACGTCTCAGTTTGCATTCATAGGATGGGCAAGAGGATAGCACTGCTGAGCGGCGGCATAGACCTCCTCGTAGCCAGGGTCGCCGACGCAATAGGAGCTGACCTCTGGACGGCCAACATGTTGAGCTTCGACTCAAGGTGGAGGCTTGTACCTGGAGGAGTGGCTGCTGTGGGCGTTAACAAGGGCAGGGCGATAAAGCTTCTCGCCGGCGAGCTCGGCGTCAGGCTTGAGGAGGTCCTCTACGTGGGCGACTCCGAGTGGGACTCCGAGGCCATGAAGCTCGTGGGCTTCCCGGTGGCCTTAGGCGACGACGAGTCCCTGAGCGGGGTGGCCAAGTATAGGATAAAGAGGCTCTCAGAGGTCTGCGACCTGCTGAGAAAAATAGAGATAGGGGAAGCCTAG
- the mtnA gene encoding S-methyl-5-thioribose-1-phosphate isomerase: MLEDLLSRLDKLKEFLTIKPLYYDLSSNEFVWIDTRQLPWNEVYVRTKDYRRVAQAIKDMEIRGAPAIGVTAAFGMTLAAVHSKAKRAEDLMNELKEAYGVLATTRPTAYNLFWALDRVWGAAQRAFEAENEVDAIREAATREAFTIYVEDIENNVSMGRNGAKLIDNGDRIVTHCNTGSLATAGFGTALGVIRYAWHEGKSIKVYADETRPLLQGARLTIWELKKDGIPVTLIVDGASGLLFRRRMADLAIVGADRITLTGHVANKIGTYNLALAANANGKEFYVAAPTSTIQPVMGEESITIEERSPDEVKTVLGRLAITVEDVEAWNPAFDVTPPELVSGIITEKGVARKPYDKTLREILGLT; the protein is encoded by the coding sequence TTGCTAGAGGACCTACTCTCAAGACTGGACAAGCTCAAGGAGTTCCTTACAATTAAGCCTCTATACTATGACCTCAGCTCAAATGAGTTCGTGTGGATAGACACGAGGCAGCTACCCTGGAACGAGGTCTATGTGAGGACCAAGGACTATAGGAGGGTGGCTCAGGCAATAAAGGACATGGAGATCAGGGGCGCCCCAGCGATAGGGGTCACGGCGGCCTTCGGCATGACTTTAGCGGCTGTGCACTCCAAGGCAAAGAGGGCCGAGGACCTTATGAACGAGCTCAAGGAGGCCTACGGCGTCCTGGCAACCACAAGGCCCACGGCCTACAACCTCTTCTGGGCCCTTGACAGGGTCTGGGGAGCGGCCCAGAGGGCCTTTGAGGCGGAGAATGAAGTCGACGCTATAAGAGAGGCCGCTACAAGGGAGGCCTTCACGATCTATGTGGAGGACATAGAAAACAACGTGAGCATGGGCAGAAACGGGGCCAAGCTAATAGATAACGGGGATAGGATAGTGACGCACTGTAACACGGGCTCCCTTGCCACCGCCGGCTTCGGCACGGCACTCGGCGTGATAAGGTACGCCTGGCACGAGGGCAAGAGCATTAAGGTCTACGCCGATGAGACGAGGCCCCTGCTCCAGGGAGCTAGGCTTACGATATGGGAGCTTAAGAAGGACGGCATACCTGTAACACTCATAGTTGACGGCGCCTCAGGCCTCCTGTTCAGGAGGAGGATGGCGGACCTCGCCATAGTTGGGGCAGACCGGATAACGCTAACCGGCCACGTGGCTAACAAGATAGGAACCTACAACCTAGCCCTTGCGGCTAACGCTAACGGGAAGGAGTTCTACGTCGCCGCGCCCACAAGCACTATACAGCCCGTCATGGGGGAGGAGTCAATAACAATAGAGGAGAGGTCCCCTGACGAGGTCAAGACCGTCCTGGGGCGTCTTGCCATAACGGTTGAGGACGTGGAGGCCTGGAACCCGGCTTTCGACGTGACGCCACCGGAGCTCGTGAGCGGCATTATAACAGAGAAGGGCGTCGCCAGAAAACCCTACGACAAGACACTAAGGGAAATCTTAGGCTTGACGTAA
- a CDS encoding GTP cyclohydrolase IIa has product MSRACVKVTLLELANYRRWTELLGSDREWRIQEGQSELYRRAQEVAASRGGLAIPLRYDFLLVLSSGLSNGDIDYIVDSVRAVSPVEVRGSTAAAESPAAAVSAAFASLRGSAVNEPECDEELSVLGHVDLDDVTGLTERTDPLEAFHRVQELLGEVSREAKPYGGIAQYLGGDNILVVMPVANYEELATRLSKVDRVKVGVGVSRTPRKAAELATRSLDWIRSNRGRAYVKVLSDLPESAVAK; this is encoded by the coding sequence TTGAGCAGGGCCTGCGTGAAGGTCACGCTCTTGGAGCTCGCTAACTACAGGCGGTGGACGGAGCTGCTCGGGAGCGACAGAGAGTGGAGGATACAGGAGGGGCAGTCCGAGCTCTACAGGAGGGCCCAGGAGGTAGCAGCGTCAAGGGGGGGCCTTGCAATACCCCTGAGGTACGACTTCCTCCTGGTGCTGAGCAGCGGCCTCTCTAACGGTGACATAGATTATATAGTCGACTCCGTGAGGGCCGTCTCCCCTGTTGAGGTGAGGGGCTCAACTGCGGCGGCTGAAAGTCCCGCTGCAGCTGTCTCAGCTGCGTTCGCGTCCCTCAGAGGCAGCGCTGTAAACGAGCCTGAGTGTGACGAAGAGCTCTCGGTGCTCGGCCACGTGGACCTTGATGACGTCACTGGGCTAACGGAGAGGACTGACCCCCTTGAGGCGTTCCACAGGGTTCAGGAGCTCCTGGGTGAGGTGTCAAGGGAGGCCAAGCCCTACGGCGGCATAGCGCAGTACCTCGGCGGTGACAACATACTTGTCGTGATGCCTGTCGCAAATTACGAGGAGCTGGCCACGAGGCTTTCAAAGGTTGACAGGGTAAAGGTCGGCGTCGGCGTATCAAGGACGCCAAGGAAGGCCGCAGAGCTGGCCACGAGGTCCCTCGACTGGATAAGGAGCAACAGGGGCAGGGCATACGTTAAGGTCCTAAGCGACCTGCCTGAGAGCGCGGTGGCCAAGTGA
- a CDS encoding DUF2299 domain-containing protein gives MGLKDDVIRWLKEEEIDSEEVPVPPGAPVEWALNATVKAPLKVMIGVQKPKTKVDRLVLSMIVKVAEQHRSALMSMSEKERAKLMNRLLSNVTSLCPSCIIVFQPQLDIPDTIVVSKVIYDDDIGPMSLGESVRTLVNEYAIIVSFFNSEVAKADQGPSTVMHM, from the coding sequence TTGGGACTAAAGGATGACGTCATAAGGTGGCTGAAGGAGGAGGAGATAGACTCAGAGGAGGTGCCCGTGCCCCCTGGCGCGCCAGTTGAGTGGGCCCTTAACGCCACCGTGAAGGCGCCCCTCAAGGTTATGATAGGCGTGCAGAAGCCAAAGACTAAGGTTGACAGGCTTGTACTAAGCATGATAGTAAAGGTGGCAGAGCAGCACAGGTCAGCCCTCATGTCGATGAGTGAGAAGGAGAGGGCTAAACTCATGAACAGGCTGCTGTCAAACGTAACGTCCCTCTGTCCCTCCTGCATAATAGTGTTTCAGCCCCAGCTCGACATACCCGACACCATAGTTGTCAGCAAAGTGATATATGATGACGACATAGGACCCATGAGCTTAGGTGAGAGCGTCAGGACGCTCGTAAACGAGTACGCAATAATAGTCAGCTTCTTCAACTCTGAGGTAGCCAAGGCGGACCAGGGCCCCAGCACGGTTATGCACATGTGA